The following proteins are encoded in a genomic region of Nicotiana sylvestris chromosome 4, ASM39365v2, whole genome shotgun sequence:
- the LOC104246094 gene encoding UPF0481 protein At3g47200-like, protein MDDISIFIQDAIRFPQIPKIPLFMRLEDRNNDDYGPKVVSLGPYHRGKPKLKFVEDSKPVALQLFIHGSGKDQDFFLKKILEEIEDAKSCYYDMEDTCIDDNAFAQMMLLDACFVLNFIEFITQRSHNNYYKGDTFFWHLGYGVLSLVRRDMFLLENQVPFGIHTILVISEDVNDDVLGNPPNPSLPTDVGQIVLPKFNNRCNKKEGNPMVTESSDMFHSVMDLKSKGVRFMPSGFGSFKAVRFTSHCYYATLSLPCWYVSEYTRVFFRNMIAYESCPGNPCDCSVSAYIYFMKTLVLSPNDAKELRENKIIFNHLGSDEEVVQVFRVLKTYVHVVSNYKDVKEQIGEHCNRKSQTWIAQLLDTYFTSPWSLLALFAATALLFFTLLQTYYASPFNSHAKGS, encoded by the exons ATGGATGACATTAGTATCTTCATACAAGATGCTATACGATTTCCTCAAATACCAAAAATTCCACTATTCATGAGACTTGAGGATCGGAACAACGATGATTATGGTCCTAAAGTTGTTTCGTTGGGGCCTTACCACCGTGGAAAGCCGAAGCTCAAGTTTGTCGAGGATTCCAAGCCTGTGGCTTTACAATTGTTTATTCATGGCAGTGGTAAAGACCAAGATTTCTTCCTCAAAAAAATTCTCGAGGAGATCGAAGATGCTAAAAGTTGTTACTACGACATGGAAGATACATGTATTGACGACAATGCTTTTGCTCAAATGATGCTTCTTGATGCATGTTTCGTTCTAAATTTTATCGAGTTCATAACCCAGAGGTCGCACAATAATTACTATAAAGGTGACACTTTTTTTTGGCATCTTGGTTATGGAGTTCTTTCTCTTGTTCGACGTGATATGTTTTTGCTTGAAAATCAGGTTCCTTTTGGGATtcacacaattcttgtcataagcgaagatgtcaatgatgacgtatt gggaaatcCCCCCAACCCTTCtcttcccaccgatgtgggacaaatagTTTTGCCCAAATTCAACAATCGATGTAACAAGAAAGAAGGCAACCCGATGGTAACAGAATCATCCGATATGTTTCATTCAGTAATGGATCTGAAATCAAAGGGTGTTCGTTTTATGCCAAGCGGGTTCGGTTCTTTTAAGGCTGTAAGGTTTACGTCTCATTGTTACTATGCGACACTCTCACTTCCATGTTGGTATGTATCTGAGTATACTAGAGTATTTTTCCGGAACATGATAGCTTATGAGAGCTGTCCAGGTAATCCTTGTGATTGCTCTGTGTCTGCTTACATATATTTCATGAAAACACTTGTGCTTTCACCGAATGATGCGAAAGAGCTACGAGAAAACAAGATTATATTCAACCATCTGGGAAGTGACGAAGAAGTGGTACAAGTCTTTAGAGTATTGAAAACTTATGTACATGTGGTAAGTAATTACAAGGATGTCAAAGAGCAAATCGGAGAGCACTGTAACAGAAAGTCGCAGACTTGGATTGCTCAACTGTTAGATACCTATTTTACAAGTCCCTGGTCTCTACTCGCTTTGTTTGCTGCTACTGCCCTCCTTTTCTTTACTTTACTTCAGACCTACTATGCATCTCCATTTAATTCTCACGCGAAAGGATCTTGA